In Primulina huaijiensis isolate GDHJ02 chromosome 16, ASM1229523v2, whole genome shotgun sequence, a single genomic region encodes these proteins:
- the LOC140960728 gene encoding uncharacterized protein produces the protein MAEADASSPQSLAKQYLLKEKEHKPEMAAKAGGGSEVNHMIEAPAEETVQKNEEAPAVVDTEDSPAAAEEGGEASAGESTESSPASETTDDANAASEESNDSPESENSVDQEAEETPEIKIETAPADFRFPTTNQTRHCFTRYVEYHRCVAAKGEGAPECDKFAKYYRSLCPGEWIDRWNEQRENGTFPGPL, from the exons ATGGCCGAAGCTGATGCCTCTAGTCCCCAATCTTTGGCTAAG CAATATTTATTGAAGGAGAAAGAACATAAACCAGAAATGGCTGCAAAAGCTGGAGGAGGATCTGAGGTTAATCATATGATAGAAGCTCCTGCTGAGGAAACTGTTCAGAAAAATGAGGAAGCCCCGGCTGTTGTCGATACTGAAGACTCTCCTGCTGCTGCTGAAGAGGGTGGTGAAGCCTCTGCAGGAGAAAGTACGGAATCCAGTCCTGCGAGTGAAACTACTGATGATGCCAATGCGGCCAGTGAAGAAAGCAATGACAGTCCCGAATCTGAGAACTCGGTTGATCAAGAAGCCGAAGAGACTCCAGAGATCAAG ATTGAGACTGCACCAGCAGACTTTCGTTTCCCGACAACAAATCAAACCAGGCACTGCTTCACTAGATATGTTGAGTATCATAG GTGTGTTGCTGCTAAAGGTGAAGGTGCTCCAGAGTGCGACAAGTTTGCCAAATATTATCGCTCCCTTTGTCCCGGTGAATGG ATTGATAGATGGAATGAGCAAAGGGAAAATGGCACTTTTCCAGGTCCTCTGTAA